The Oryza sativa Japonica Group chromosome 11, ASM3414082v1 DNA window aagtacaccgaaggtctctcaacttgtcgtcgggataaaaaacgtcatcgaaccacaaaaccggatatcgtGGGTCCCTTATCTATAGAAAACCGGTTACaataggtccctcggtggttttgatcccGATTTTATCCTGCGTGGCTgctaagtcagcgtgggaccttatgtgggtcccacatgtcaggatgccacgtcaacgcctttctctttctcctcttctctcccttctctctctcacttctctacGCTGCGCAGGCTAGCcgacgggaggggaggaggccggtgggGCGCGGTcccgcggcgccgcccgccgcgcgctccgCGAGGTGGGCCGCGacggcatcgtcgtcgtcgccggccgcgccgtctccggCCAGTTCGCCACTGCTGGCGAGGACGCGGACCCGTCCTCTGGcgccgcagcggcggcagcgtcggcggcgggcaggcgggTGTACGTGAGGAGGTCGGTCACCGGTGGGGCGAGGCAGGAGTGCAGGACCGCCGCCACTGGGCAATCAAACCGATTTGTTACCATGGTGAACACCCAGAAGCGAGGTTCTCAGGCTCAGCATTGATCCCGTTGTTCAATGGAGGAACCACATTGGCGAGGACGAGCATAGCTTAGCTTAATTAACTAATGATAAGCTCGAGCTAGCTAGCCTATATATACACATGGCACTGGCTCTTGCatctccacacacacacacacattcaaTTCACATACAAAAActaagctagctaagctagcgaGATTATCACAGTATATATGGGATTCACGGTGACGAGGACGAGCAGGTCGCTggtggcgccgtcgtcgccgacgccggcggagaCGCTGCCGCTGTCGGTGCTCGACCGCGTGGCGGGGCGCCACCTGGTGCAGTCGCTGCACGTGttcgaggccggcggcggaaacggcggcggcggtggcgagccggcgagggaggcgctGGGGAAGGCGCTTGTGGAGTACCACCCGTTCGCCGGGAGATTCGTGGAGGTGGTgggggccgacggcggcggcgaggtggcggtggtCGGCGTCGGACGGTGGCTTGCCGGCTGCAATGATGTGGTGCCTTGCCCCACCGGCCTCCTCACGTAcacccgcctcccgccgccgacgccgccggcgccggcgccgcagcgCCAGAGGAAAGGTCTGCACCAGCGGTGGCGAACTGGgtggagacggcgcggccggcgacgacgacgacgccgtcgcGGCCCACCTCGcggagcgcgcggcgggcggcgccgcgggACCGCGCcccaccggcctcctcccctcccgtcgGCTAGCCTGCGCAGCgtagagaagtgagagagaagggagagaagaggggaaagagaaagGTGTTggcgtggcatcctgacatttGGGGTCTACGTGggttccacgctgactcagcagtcacgtaggacaaaaccaggATCAAAATTGTCGAGGAACAaattgtgaccggttttatatagttaagggatccgtgatatccggttttgtggttcgagaACGGTTTTATCCCGACGACAAAGTTGAGAgatcttcggtgtactttttcttaTTTAGGCGTCACGTAGCCCACAATCCTCTTCCATCCTATCCTATATGGGCCGTATTTCTCAGATACATATGGGCCGTAATTTTACTAGCAGTACTGTTCTTTGAGGCCCAAATCACACGGGCCGCCCGTTTCGTCGCGATCACCACCACCAGCATCGCACGCGCGCACCGCCTCCGAAAACTTTTCGTCTCCCCGCCCAAatcccctccgcctcctccccctcccaaaATTCCCCAACCCGCAACCTTCTCGAAGCTCCCGCGCGCGGCGGAatggccgcgccgcctccgccgccgccgctgcaccccGCCATCATcatcgatgacgacgacgacgtaagcgcctccttctcctcttccgGTCACCCCCCCTCCGCTCGCGTTTTCACCTTTGCTCCGGGAAACCCTAACCTCCCCCCCGCAGGACTTCGACTGGGAGGCGGCCGTGCAGGAGATCGACAGGCGATGCGCCCTCGCGTCTTCTTCCGCCGCGTCGGAGTCGgcaccgccgccggagccctcggcggcggccggcacgcggcAGTTGACGCTCGACCGATTCGTCGACTCCTTCACCAGGAGGAGACAGATGGCGGCGATGGAGAGGGGGCCGCCTGTGCCTGCTTCGCCGCCCGCAGCGGCGCCGATCCTACCGAGTGGCGCCAGGGGCCCCCCTGTGCCTGGTTCGCCGCCCGCAGCGGCGCCGGTCCCGCCGAGTGGCGGCTGGGGGCGCCCCAGTGACCGCGCCGGTGAGGGGTGCTCGCGTAGAGCGGACGAGGATGTCGTGCCTAAGCCCTGCGGCGTTGCTCTGGACCACGAGGCAGCGCGAACTTGGATTTATCCAAGTGAGTGTTCTCCATTTCTACCTGCATTTCGAGAAGAATCACTCCGTCATCAGTAGTTTTCTAGAGCATTTTCATTGGCATGCAAGAATAACCTGGTTTAGACACAATTAATTAGTGCATGTTTCAGTATTGGTGTACTAAGTATTTTGATTGCTCATTTGGACCtcagaatcttttttttttgtatagcCTTCTAACTCCCCAGGGAACTCTCCTGGACTCCCTGTCTCCACTCTCCAACATAGATGTGCAAACATTCTGTTCCTCAGTGATTAATAATGTAACGATTCCAATATAAGCGAAACAAAAAATAACTTCTGAAACACCACTCAAATGCTCATTTCTGTTCTTGTTGTAGTTCACTTCTGCTGTAATCATGTTTGCTTTGTAAATAGTTAGAGGTTACACATAATAACTTAGCTCTCTAACCAAGGTATCAATGTGTCAGCTGTGTAATTTAAGTGGCTTTTGTTCATGTGTTGCAGCTAATGTACAAGTCCGAGAGtaccaaaaaaaatttgtaGAGAAGGCTTTATTTACCAATACACTAGTGGCTTTACCAACAGGGCTTGGCAAAACTTTTATTGCAGCAGTAGTGATGTATAACTACTTTAGATGGTTTCCTGAAGGTAATTTTTTGTACCATGCTGGAACTTTTTTCCTCTTCTGTTGTAAATTGGGAAAAACCCTTTCTGACAGTTGGTCTTCTTATCTTGTAAATCTGAAAAAATAAAGGGAAAATAGTATTTACTGCACCTACACGTCCTCTTGTTACTCAGCAAATTGAGGCATGCCATAATACAGTGGGAATACCACAGGTATTAATTTCTTTCTGTAGATGTTCATGCTTATCTGGTATCAGTTGAAGATCAAATTTTCTTCTCTACCAGTACCTGGAACTATTGCTTTTTACTTGTTGCAGGAGTGGACAATTGACTTGAAGGGGAATCTAAGCCCCTCAAAGCGATCATGCTTTTGGAAGTCTAAAAGAGTGTTCTTTGTCACTCCACAAGTTCTACAGAATGATATACAATCTGGTGATTATTTCTCTTGTTTGTCCAATTGTCCTatgcttttaatatttttattggatATTTTACAATTGTACTTTGTCTTTGAAAGTTCCATGTGTTGCTTTATGAGTAGTTTAGAATGGCAAGTGGCAACCAAATATTGATTTATTTCTGGAAGAAACAGCATCACTTCTTTTCTCgcatagtaaaaacacagttgcACTAGAGCTTCCATTGAAATGGAGTCAGCACAAAAGAAGGCAGAAATTTTGTGCATAACAGATGCATATAAAAGCCCACACATGACAAGAAGTCATGTCCAAACTTGTAGTTCATATCGCCCCTGCAAATCATGTGTCAACTCAGCTATATAATTTACTCCCATTTGACACTAGCTTCACCATTCTCTTCCACCTTTCATTAAGTATTATTACCTCAATTTTATGTTTGGACTGCCCGCTTCAGAAATGGACCGACCACAGTAGTTTCTTCTTGTTCCCACTATCTTTAATGCTACCATTTCTCTGAGTTGACATTGTTAATTTGGCTTTTGGCAGGGATATGCATGGTGAATCAACTCGTTTGCTTGGTGATAGATGAAGCTCATCGAGCCTCGCGAAATTATGCTTACTGTGTTGTAGTCCGTGAGGTATATTTGATACCCAAGCAATCTCTTTTGTTGGTTATCTTTCATGGGTTTCCTCCATATCAAGCTCATTTGAAGAAGATGATATCGGTAGGGTGTAAATGAATGAGTCGTTCTGACACCTGCTTGTTATTTTTCTACTTTTCTGCTTTGTTGACAGTTGGAGGCAGCTCGTGTGCCGTTAAGGATTTTAGCTCTGACTGCTACACCAGGATGTTAGTCTCCTCAAAATTAAATAGAAGTGCTGAAAAATGGAGATGCTTGCTAATTTTTCAATCCTGTTTTATTCAGCAAAGCAACCAGCTATACAAAATGTTATCAACAATTTGCGCATTTCTGAGTTGGTTCACTGTGATGAAAGTGATCCTGAAGTCAGCCGTTATATTCAGAGGCGCACAGTTGAACCTTTAGAGGTGTGCATGGACAGTGATAAATTTGTAAGTTGTCTATGCTGTTTCTCTCTTCTGAAGGGTCACTTGTTTCAATGCAGATACCAGTTGGCGATGAGGCTGAACAAGTCAATGATAAGCTTTTGGATGTTATACGTCCACATCTTGTTAAATTGCGTTCTGCTAGGGTCATTGATCACAGGGATGCTTCAAATGTATGTTTCATGCTGTCTTTAATACATCGATCATCTAGATGCATTCATTTTAGGTGAAGAATTTATCTACTTCTGTCCTGATGCTTTGCTGCTCAGGCACTTCTGATTTGCTACTCATGTGCATTATTAATTGCTTATTTTTTCCAGTGGAGTCCACACCAGTTGCGCATGTTAAAGGACAAATTTGATCAAGCACCCCCGCCAAATATTCCTTTAGCAGACAAAAAGGAAATTGGTATATCTTTTCAAGCTCTAACCTTACTTTATGGCATTATGAAAATGCTTTTGAGCTATGGTATCAAGGCAGCACATCAGTCAATCGAAGCCAAATATAAAGAAGGGTATTGCCTACACTCTACAAACACTTCTATTACAATGTTTCACTTGCATGTCATCATAGTGCATAATTAGGCTCCTAACTGTGGATCTTCTGAGCATCATCCCCTTGAGCATGAAAGAATATCCTTTACACTTTTACTGATTATACTTTTGCAAAGCAGTAGCAGCCCTAGTCCATTCTGTTTAGAACTTCGATATAATATACCAATATAGTGAGAATTCAGGAGCTTAGTCAGTTCGTTGTATTTGAGCTGTTCCATATACACTTCTGATGATAGTACTGTTTTTGGTAGGTTGAATGGTATATGTAAATAAGTACCTGAATGAAGCTTGTAGCCTTGTACATCTCAACAATATCATTCTTCCAGTTCCTGTTCCCATCCCATCTAGATTCTTTTATTTACCCTTGCTACCTTCTACTCACCAACTACTGCACCATCTGCTAGAGGCAATCTCATCCTCCGGTGAGCCATCCCTACACTTGAGCAGTGAACACACCCACATCTCATATAAATTAATTGATTGATACACTAGACTAGAGAtctcacccttttttttttcttgattctgTGCATGCTCTACCGAGTTTTACAAGAAAGTCTTCCATGCGTGCTCAAATTTATCATGGCTTTTGTGTAATGAAGATCATGGAAGGTGCTTACAAGAAATAACACATTTTTGGAAGTAAAGAAAACTATGGAGAACTTCTTATCTCAAGGCATTCTCAGTCCAAAAGTTCGGACATTGGTAGAAGTGTTGCTAGATCACTTCCGTAAGTAACTTTCTCGTAATGTGGTACATATATCTTCTTTGTCTAGTTGATCAATAATTCTATAATGTATACTGCTTGCTATACAACAACCTACTCATTCTGTAGGACAACTAATAGCTCAATCTATCAGAATAAAGTTTAGTGCATCATTCCGTGGATTTGTATTTTTGTAAGAATAGTAACTCTTTTGTAGTATAGAAGTGTTTTGTTGGTGAAACTTTTctgtttagtactccctccgtcccaaattatagggCGCCCTCTTTTTAAGGAAAATCAAACTTGGTAACTTTTGACTAATAACCATATTaaccatatatatgctaagtattatgcatgttatatcaatagattcatattttaaagtactttcatgtgatgctaattttatatttgttggaaacataacatgtaatatattaatggtcaaagtatgtcattgaagaccgcgtaaaagaaagaaaaaatataggccttataatttgggacggagggagtattacagtGACACCTGAATATTTTTCACTAGTATTCTTGCAAATGTGGCACTCTGTCAGTTCCAAAATACAAGAATTTCTTGGGGTTTTACTGAAGATTAATGTTGAGTAGAAAAGACTATGATGCCCTTTATTAAATGAGGTATCCTTGGGGAGTTGGGGGTGGAGGGTGGTTGGGGGTAATATGGGAATGAATGAGAGGTGGTTGATGGGACACACACTACTCTAGAAGTGCTTATATTCCAGTACAAATTCCAAATGCTAGAAGTGCTTACATTTTGAAATAGAGAGAATACTATTTTGTCTGCTTGAAGTCATTGAGTGTCTTTTTCTGGAAGATAGTTGGGGTGGACCTTACCAAGGGGTGAGGATTGTattattataatatttaatGATACCGAGGAGTGTATTTTGTAGCTAGGGCAGGAGGAAAGGCTTTAAGTCTTTGAGTCTGTTTCATTAAGGAGAGTcatgtctgaaactctgaaagcaGCATCCTCTTCCATCTGTATTTGTTTAATGGTACTATTGTCAAATAGCAGACAAATATTTCAACAACACAAGGTAGAGGTCTTTTTTGGTCATTTTTAATCTTGTATTTTGAATGGAGTGACAAGTGCCATGGGATGTCACGGAACACAACAGGTAGCACTCAAGTTGTGAGAGAAGAACGGATGGTCTTAGTTTTCTAACATCATTATTTCTCTATAGAGCACACTGATCGGATGttacatgttattttttttcattcacaTGATTGCATCACAAGATACACACACCCTATAGGAAGAAACTTTTATTGATTGACTTCAATATCATTCCGGAATTCATTTCCTTGCATGAACAAAACCAGGGCAAACATTGTGAAGTTTCAAGTTTATTTATGACAACTTTGATACTGGTTATGTTGACACAGGCAAAAATCCAAAGGACTCAAGGGTCATTATCTTTGCACATTACCGAGAATGCGTCAAGTAAGAAACTATGCAGTAGTCTTTTTCTCTATTATATCAATTTGCAAATTCTTATTTTACACTGAAAATTTGATGCATGCATAATTTTTCTGTGCTGTTCTTTTTGGTTTTGTATTGTTATTAGTTTATTATCATTGTTATTGTTTGCATGTGGGTAGCTTACTAGCTTATCCGATGATAAATATGTTGAAGGCAGAAGCCATTTGGCACCATGTGTTTCACAGGGGTTAATCTATTAGCAATTCTCTTAAACAACTTTTACTGAAGGTATCATGAGAATGGTATTGACGCGTTCTTAGTGAAATTGGACTGACAGGTCATTGGTCTTTCAGGGTTCAATGCAATGTATGTCATGTGGTTTAACTTGATCTATGGAACCACTGATTATCCTGTACCAATTTTAACAGAATGAGTACTAGATGAAATTGTCAAAGAGCAATATGTAGAGAATGCTAGTAGTATGCTAGTCAGATTACCATACATGTTCATTTTATTCATGCCAGCATTGACCAATACTCCAATAGTTACTTTCATAATGTTTATACATAAATGATACCACTCATGAATACACGATTCACATTTCCAGTGTGATATTCTAAACCCTTGTGCACAagtataaaataatttataaatggAATCAGAGGGAGTACTGAATTAATACATGGAAACCTACAATGTCAGGACAGAAGGAAGTTGTGTTTGATAACAGCAATAGCTCATATTAAACATGGACACCAAATGGATAGTTGGAGGCAAGTCAGCTTGGGAAAACTAAGCTTTACATCTTTTTGTCAACATCTTAAATCTTCTGATCCAATTTCTTTACTTTTCTTGACAACCAGCTATAATTTATAAACGGCGAATTAAGGCATACTAGTGCTGAACATGTCACTATGCACTGGATATGCATATTTTACTTTCATTTGTAGGGGTTGGTTTTAAGTCAGTTAGTGGGTCTTGCATCTTTTAAACAGTTCCCTATCAACTATAGCTAGCATTCATGTCTTAGTTTCTCTGTGTTGTTTTTAAGACTCAGGATGCCCTATAATTTTGTTGAATTTTCTGTGCTATTGTGTATATCTCCTTGCTCCAGCAAACAATCTGTTTGTTATTTTAGCTGTGCATCAGAAACAATGTACATTCGTGCTTTGCTTAATTGTCTGTCAGAACCAATCTATTATATGGCTTGAATGTTTTGTTATACTGTGAAACACAGAGAAATATTGTGCTCCCTAAGAAATATTGATGGTGAACTTGTGAGGCCTGCTGCATTCATTGGTCAAAGTTCTACAGGTATGATAATGTGTTATCGGTGATCAGCTGAGATTTAATTGTAGATCACTGATTTCATAGAAGTATGATTTTGAAACATATGATCTATAGTTCTTTACTTTTTATTTCAATATGCTAAGTTCTTCAATTAGAATATGTGTTCTGGTCTGATTTTCATTCTCCAGGAGTTTGTAGCATTTTGGATGGTAATGACCATACGAAATAAACATAGTGGTCTCCTACATTTTCCTTTATCCAAGTAGTTTAGTGGTAGTAATATTCTATGAATGGAGCATTTATGCATTTAAACATATGAATCATATGATGTGTTTATTTATTTCAAGTTTTTTGCCTTTAGGTGATCAACTGAAGGGCCAGACACAGAAAATGCAACAAGCTATTTTGCATGTATTGAACTATATACTCTGCTCATCCATgatttgcatttttttcttctatctgACTGTAAATTGTTTACAGAAATTCCGGTCTGGGGAATACAATATTTTAGTGGCAACATCAATTGGTGAGGAAGGACTAGATATTATGGAGGTTGATCTTGTGGTTTGTTTTGATGCCAACATCTCCGCATTAAGGATGATTCAACGTATGGGAAGGACTGGAAGGAAGAACGAAGGGAGAGTTGATATCCTTTTTTTGGTTGGTGAAAATTGAAAATTGCCAAAGTGCCGCAAAAATTGCATTTTTTAAATGTATTTCTCTCTCAGGCATTGGTTACCTTAACTTCCCAAACTGGTTTTGGCTTGTAGCGGACAGGAGATGAAAGGGTACTTAAGTAAGCAAGGAAATACTAAAACTATGAAGAAGTTATTGCGTGATCGTCGCAGATTTGAATACCATGATAGTCCTAGGATGGTAATTCTTTTTATCATCGTGTTCATAAAGTTGCTTCTTAAATCTGGAGGAGCTAATTGCGTAAATTCATGATGCACCCTATAGGTTCCACATGTTTATAATCCAGAAGTTAAGTTTGTTGAATTATCCATAGAGAAGTATATTCCTTGCTCAAAGAAAAGCAAAGTTGATGTGAATGTCGCATCTCCAATCTTTAATAAGATGTCAGAGGATGAT harbors:
- the LOC136353971 gene encoding acyl transferase 4-like, which translates into the protein MGFTVTRTSRSLVAPSSPTPAETLPLSVLDRVAGRHLVQSLHVFEAGGGNGGGGGEPAREALGKALVEYHPFAGRFVEVVGADGGGEVAVVGVGRWLAGCNDVVPCPTGLLTYTRLPPPTPPAPAPQRQRKDTYGP
- the LOC9272231 gene encoding DEAD-box ATP-dependent RNA helicase FANCM, which produces MAAPPPPPPLHPAIIIDDDDDDFDWEAAVQEIDRRCALASSSAASESAPPPEPSAAAGTRQLTLDRFVDSFTRRRQMAAMERGPPVPASPPAAAPILPSGARGPPVPGSPPAAAPVPPSGGWGRPSDRAGEGCSRRADEDVVPKPCGVALDHEAARTWIYPTNVQVREYQKKFVEKALFTNTLVALPTGLGKTFIAAVVMYNYFRWFPEGKIVFTAPTRPLVTQQIEACHNTVGIPQEWTIDLKGNLSPSKRSCFWKSKRVFFVTPQVLQNDIQSGICMVNQLVCLVIDEAHRASRNYAYCVVVRELEAARVPLRILALTATPGSKQPAIQNVINNLRISELVHCDESDPEVSRYIQRRTVEPLEIPVGDEAEQVNDKLLDVIRPHLVKLRSARVIDHRDASNWSPHQLRMLKDKFDQAPPPNIPLADKKEIGISFQALTLLYGIMKMLLSYGIKAAHQSIEAKYKEGSWKVLTRNNTFLEVKKTMENFLSQGILSPKVRTLVEVLLDHFRKNPKDSRVIIFAHYRECVKEILCSLRNIDGELVRPAAFIGQSSTGDQLKGQTQKMQQAILHKFRSGEYNILVATSIGEEGLDIMEVDLVVCFDANISALRMIQRMGRTGRKNEGRVVVLACSGQEMKGYLSKQGNTKTMKKLLRDRRRFEYHDSPRMVPHVYNPEVKFVELSIEKYIPCSKKSKVDVNVASPIFNKMSEDDGRLIARYFGACKEDFWKPSLVTFPSFQVSPCDIYRVPHSFRTTNMLIDAMQQLQDLSFSRTKCASPLEGPADVPVVMDEAPEGLFGADGSKEVIPQEYCGLEVLSGEAAWSKNVLVPSLPIKKYPVHSFFSGDYVAMDVSGYVSITFVPALPRTSEFHKDARNVNWHQKVQNKTTSVKLAADISRPTIEFDCLAGFAYSSKPILTDEFGLVPHSPEYTERYGRTDDRHVHGTPPPKTLVSPKEICHKPCNSKPVSPGLSGQEDMELSPRLTYYIEEGIVPESPMLEVGHKHLETDSAANADFVQQKVDFSKSHSEGAKANELKSRNGPLNFEGKGQFFSEISKLAVSPGENALDQTQANKEERMHPSNVKIHSPAAHTPMANLLCDSFSDDWQLRSGGDTPGSVREAPKYKRLCKYADKIKRVSSMSLDDRYDIAAGGNHNFATKRNKRRAKMCLDTFIDDEAEVSEDADVSADEGNDHSEDNYEDSFINDQATPTGQFTQSVHHGENSGDMMAFYRRSLLTQTPIVLPSRYQDVPDNSASRSGSASASCSSENLHNSMETPQGIHQPHHTIGPSPLGDQQSFVARASSIKEQGETSLAHCESSTTLDCRKRKLSFQQAASIPVINLEPELAPAPAPQPSSHITTGVNNNFVWDDDDFFESLDLDAIEAQATELWRLKKEQSTQRSFGN